ACCGCTCGAACCGGGACCCAATAACATCCGGTTTATTGACTGGTCGGAGTTTCAAAAAGTTGATAATTTCTCGGGTCGTGGAGCAGTTAAATCTTGAAAGGCTCCTGCTCACGAGACCTAGACGAAGCGGAGAAGACTACACGAACGGAGAGGAAACCATGAATTCGACTGCTCGAAGAAGCGGCGGCGGAATGCTCGAAGGGCTCTACAGAGTCATCATGCGCCGAAACTCCGTCTATGTGACCTTCGTCATTGCTGGTGCCCTCGTTGGCGAACGGGTTAGGGTTCTGATGCTCTTTCTCTCACGCCCT
The Malania oleifera isolate guangnan ecotype guangnan chromosome 13, ASM2987363v1, whole genome shotgun sequence DNA segment above includes these coding regions:
- the LOC131146142 gene encoding cytochrome b-c1 complex subunit 9; translated protein: MNSTARRSGGGMLEGLYRVIMRRNSVYVTFVIAGALVGERVVDYGVHKIWEQNNVGKRYEDISVLGTRQSE